From the Rhodoferax mekongensis genome, one window contains:
- the rpsQ gene encoding 30S ribosomal protein S17, giving the protein MTEAKKSLKRTLIGKVVSDKRAKTVTVLIERRVKHELYGKIVAKTSKYHAHDEKGEYKLGDVIEITESKPISKTKNWVATRLVEKAVAV; this is encoded by the coding sequence ATGACGGAAGCTAAAAAATCCCTCAAGCGCACCTTGATCGGCAAGGTGGTCAGCGACAAGCGTGCCAAGACAGTGACCGTGCTGATTGAGCGCCGTGTAAAGCACGAGCTCTACGGCAAGATCGTTGCTAAGACCAGCAAGTACCACGCCCACGACGAAAAGGGCGAGTACAAGTTGGGTGATGTGATCGAGATCACTGAGAGCAAGCCCATTTCCAAAACCAAGAACTGGGTTGCTACCCGCTTGGTGGAAAAGGCGGTTGCGGTTTAA
- the rplD gene encoding 50S ribosomal protein L4, translated as MQVELLNEQGQATSKYDAPEAVFGRDYNEDLVHQVVVAFQANARQGTRAQKDREQVKHSTKKPFKQKGTGRARAGMTSSPLWRGGGRIFPNMPDENFGQKINKKMYRAGMASILSQLVREGRLAVVDSLKVESPKTKALAAKFKAMNLESVLVIADEVDENLYLASRNLVNVLVVEPRYADPLSLVHYRKVLVTKAAMDTLKEMFA; from the coding sequence ATGCAAGTCGAACTCCTGAATGAACAAGGTCAGGCAACTTCCAAATACGACGCTCCTGAAGCTGTATTCGGTCGTGACTACAACGAAGATTTGGTGCACCAAGTGGTTGTGGCCTTCCAGGCTAACGCCCGTCAAGGTACACGTGCCCAAAAAGACCGTGAACAAGTCAAGCACAGCACCAAGAAGCCTTTCAAGCAAAAAGGAACCGGTCGCGCTCGCGCTGGTATGACATCCTCGCCACTGTGGCGTGGCGGCGGTCGTATTTTCCCGAACATGCCTGATGAAAACTTCGGCCAGAAGATCAACAAGAAGATGTACCGTGCAGGTATGGCATCCATCTTGTCTCAGCTGGTGCGCGAAGGCCGTTTGGCCGTGGTGGATTCCCTGAAAGTGGAGTCGCCCAAGACCAAGGCCTTGGCTGCAAAGTTCAAGGCAATGAATTTGGAATCCGTTTTGGTGATCGCTGATGAGGTTGATGAGAACCTGTATCTGGCATCCCGTAACCTGGTGAATGTTCTGGTGGTTGAGCCCCGTTATGCTGACCCCCTGTCTTTGGTCCACTACCGCAAGGTGTTGGTGACTAAGGCTGCCATGGACACACTCAAGGAGATGTTTGCATGA
- a CDS encoding peroxiredoxin, with protein sequence MIQVGDTLPATTLMEYSEVEGEGCSIGPNPVDVAKATAGKTIALFALPGAFTPTCSAKHVPGYVESAEAFKAAGVDEIWCVSVNDAFVMGAWARDQKTGTKVRMLGDGDATFTKATGLTLDLTGKGLGLRSNRYSMLVKDGKVATLNVEAAGKFEVSDAGTLLAQAKA encoded by the coding sequence ATGATTCAAGTAGGCGACACCCTTCCCGCGACCACGTTGATGGAGTATTCCGAAGTGGAAGGCGAAGGCTGCAGCATTGGTCCTAACCCCGTGGATGTTGCAAAGGCTACAGCTGGCAAGACGATCGCTCTCTTTGCCCTTCCTGGCGCCTTTACACCTACATGCTCTGCGAAACACGTTCCAGGCTATGTGGAAAGCGCAGAAGCCTTCAAGGCTGCGGGTGTGGATGAGATCTGGTGTGTCAGTGTGAATGACGCCTTCGTGATGGGCGCTTGGGCACGCGACCAGAAGACCGGTACCAAGGTCCGTATGCTGGGTGATGGCGATGCAACCTTCACCAAAGCCACCGGCCTCACCCTGGATCTGACAGGCAAAGGTCTCGGCTTGCGTAGCAACCGCTACTCCATGTTGGTCAAGGATGGAAAGGTGGCTACTCTGAATGTGGAAGCTGCGGGTAAATTCGAGGTGAGCGACGCCGGCACCTTGTTGGCCCAAGCGAAAGCCTGA
- the rpsJ gene encoding 30S ribosomal protein S10: protein MAAKQKIRIRLKAFDYKLIDQSAAEIVDTAKRTGAIVKGPVPLPTRMKRFDILRSPHVNKASRDQFEIRTHQRLMDIVDPTDKTVDALMKLDLPAGVDVEIKLQ, encoded by the coding sequence ATGGCCGCCAAGCAAAAAATCCGCATTCGCCTGAAGGCGTTCGACTACAAGCTGATCGATCAATCGGCAGCTGAAATTGTTGACACTGCTAAGCGCACCGGCGCGATTGTCAAAGGCCCCGTGCCTTTGCCAACACGCATGAAGCGCTTCGACATTCTGCGTTCACCTCACGTGAACAAGGCAAGTCGTGACCAGTTTGAAATCCGCACCCACCAGCGTTTGATGGACATCGTGGATCCCACGGATAAAACCGTGGATGCATTGATGAAGCTCGACCTGCCTGCTGGCGTGGACGTGGAAATCAAGCTGCAATAA
- a CDS encoding MFS transporter has translation MNLLTRQRAIAVFVAFALAYFLSALIRAITATIAPSLVAEFQLRSADLGLLAGGYFLGFAAMQLPLGRWLDRHGPRKVELAFLGAALAACIAFAKADGFQGLLLARILCGVGVCACLMAPLTGYRRWYAPEQLMRANSWMLMVGAFGMVASTLPVQWLLPAIGWRGIFLLLAALVAISMAVIAWQVPSWTNQRDSEAPSAKTNTGYGEVWRNPYFRSLAPLGFFNYGGLVAMQTLWAGPWMTKVASYTAAEAATGLFWLNVAMLLAYWVWGMANPWLARKGHAAEILIRRWTPLTFVLLAILIIATPAYPVGAAALFTLYCVATTVVALAQPAVGMAFRSELAGRALSAYNLVIFAGVFAVQWGIGLLLDAFKAAGLAEPAAYQSAFGVYGLACVLAYLVACRAKAP, from the coding sequence ATGAATCTTCTAACGCGCCAGCGCGCCATTGCCGTGTTCGTCGCGTTTGCGCTGGCGTATTTCTTGTCGGCCTTGATCCGCGCCATCACTGCCACCATTGCACCTTCCCTGGTCGCTGAATTCCAACTCCGCTCGGCAGACCTCGGTCTGCTCGCAGGCGGTTACTTCCTGGGCTTTGCCGCCATGCAACTCCCCTTGGGGCGATGGCTCGACCGCCATGGCCCGCGCAAAGTCGAACTCGCCTTTCTGGGTGCGGCTCTCGCAGCTTGCATAGCCTTTGCAAAGGCAGACGGATTCCAGGGGCTGTTGCTCGCGCGCATCTTGTGTGGTGTGGGCGTGTGTGCCTGCCTGATGGCACCGCTGACCGGTTACCGCCGCTGGTATGCCCCGGAGCAGCTCATGCGTGCGAACTCATGGATGTTGATGGTCGGCGCTTTCGGCATGGTTGCGTCAACCCTGCCGGTTCAGTGGCTGTTACCCGCCATCGGATGGCGAGGCATCTTTTTGCTGCTCGCAGCTTTGGTTGCCATCAGCATGGCCGTGATTGCATGGCAGGTACCGTCTTGGACAAATCAGAGAGATAGCGAAGCACCCAGTGCCAAGACCAACACCGGGTACGGCGAGGTGTGGCGCAACCCCTATTTCAGATCGCTGGCCCCTTTGGGATTCTTCAACTACGGCGGACTCGTTGCCATGCAAACCCTGTGGGCCGGCCCCTGGATGACCAAGGTGGCGAGCTACACCGCGGCCGAGGCAGCCACAGGACTCTTCTGGCTCAATGTGGCCATGCTGCTGGCGTACTGGGTGTGGGGCATGGCCAACCCTTGGCTCGCCCGCAAAGGACATGCAGCCGAAATCCTGATTCGACGGTGGACGCCCTTGACCTTCGTCCTCCTTGCTATATTAATCATAGCTACTCCCGCATATCCGGTGGGCGCCGCTGCCCTATTTACTTTGTATTGTGTGGCTACGACAGTCGTGGCACTGGCGCAGCCTGCCGTGGGCATGGCCTTCCGCTCCGAGCTGGCCGGTCGCGCCCTCTCGGCTTACAACCTCGTGATCTTCGCCGGTGTTTTTGCCGTGCAATGGGGGATAGGCCTGTTGCTCGATGCGTTCAAGGCGGCGGGCCTTGCAGAGCCGGCTGCGTACCAATCGGCTTTCGGTGTTTATGGCCTTGCATGTGTGCTTGCTTATCTGGTGGCATGCCGGGCAAAGGCGCCATAA
- the rplW gene encoding 50S ribosomal protein L23 yields MSHGPNLTKFDEGRLMQVLVAPIVSEKATMVAEKSNAVTFKVLQDATKYEIKAAVELMFKVEVKGVSVVNTKGKTKRFGKSVGRRDNVRKAYVTLKPGQELNLGGEAA; encoded by the coding sequence ATGAGCCACGGTCCCAATCTGACCAAATTCGATGAAGGTCGTTTGATGCAAGTGCTCGTCGCTCCCATCGTGTCCGAAAAGGCCACCATGGTTGCTGAAAAGAGCAATGCTGTGACTTTCAAGGTGCTGCAAGACGCTACCAAGTATGAAATCAAGGCCGCAGTGGAATTGATGTTCAAGGTCGAGGTAAAAGGCGTTTCTGTGGTGAACACCAAGGGCAAGACCAAGCGTTTCGGTAAGTCTGTTGGCCGTCGCGACAACGTTCGCAAAGCCTATGTGACCCTGAAGCCCGGTCAAGAGCTGAACCTCGGCGGGGAGGCTGCGTAA
- the rpsC gene encoding 30S ribosomal protein S3: MGQKIHPTGFRLAISRNWSSRWYASNRDFAGMLSEDIKVREYLKAKLKNASVSRILIERPAKNARITIFSARPGVVIGKKGEDIENLKRDLGKQLGVPVAVNIEEVRKPEIDAKLIADSITQQLEKRIMFRRAMKRAMQNAMRLGALGIKIMSSGRLNGIEIARTEWYREGRVPLHTLRADIDYGTSEAKTTYGIIGVKVWVYKGDTLGRNDLPAAVEPRAEEERRPRGPRRDDRGARPGAAPRGARRPAGGNAAPADGSDKPAEALGADAKPAVKRVRKVAAPAAAADGKGE; encoded by the coding sequence ATGGGACAAAAAATCCACCCAACCGGCTTTCGTTTGGCGATCAGCCGTAACTGGTCTTCTCGCTGGTACGCAAGCAACCGTGATTTCGCCGGCATGTTGTCGGAAGACATCAAGGTTCGTGAGTACCTGAAGGCCAAGCTCAAGAACGCTTCTGTGTCTCGCATCCTGATCGAGCGTCCTGCCAAGAACGCACGTATCACCATTTTCTCGGCACGTCCGGGCGTGGTGATCGGCAAGAAGGGCGAAGACATCGAAAACTTGAAGCGCGACCTGGGCAAGCAATTGGGCGTGCCAGTGGCAGTGAACATCGAAGAAGTGCGCAAGCCTGAAATCGATGCAAAGCTGATTGCTGACAGCATCACTCAACAGCTCGAAAAGCGCATCATGTTCCGTCGCGCCATGAAGCGCGCCATGCAAAACGCTATGCGTTTGGGCGCTCTGGGCATCAAGATCATGTCGTCTGGCCGTTTGAACGGTATTGAAATTGCACGTACCGAGTGGTACCGTGAAGGCCGCGTGCCTTTGCACACACTGCGTGCTGATATCGACTACGGTACTTCTGAAGCCAAGACAACATACGGCATCATTGGCGTGAAGGTTTGGGTCTACAAGGGTGATACCTTGGGACGCAACGATCTGCCAGCAGCCGTTGAGCCTCGCGCTGAAGAAGAGCGTCGTCCACGCGGTCCCCGCCGTGACGATCGTGGTGCACGCCCAGGCGCTGCTCCCCGTGGTGCACGTCGTCCCGCAGGTGGCAACGCCGCTCCTGCTGATGGCAGCGACAAACCCGCTGAAGCACTCGGTGCTGACGCTAAACCCGCCGTTAAGCGCGTTCGCAAAGTCGCCGCGCCAGCTGCAGCAGCTGACGGTAAAGGAGAATAA
- the rpsS gene encoding 30S ribosomal protein S19, which yields MTRSLKKGPFVDHHLIAKTEKAVATKDKKPIKTWSRRSMILPEFIGLTIAVHNGKQHVPVYITDQMVGHKLGEFALTRTFKGHPADKKVQKK from the coding sequence ATGACTCGTTCACTGAAAAAAGGTCCTTTCGTCGACCATCACCTGATTGCCAAGACCGAAAAGGCCGTGGCAACCAAGGACAAGAAGCCGATTAAGACTTGGTCCCGTCGCTCCATGATCCTGCCCGAGTTCATCGGCTTGACCATCGCCGTTCACAACGGCAAGCAGCACGTGCCTGTCTATATCACCGATCAAATGGTTGGCCACAAGTTGGGTGAGTTCGCGCTCACACGTACTTTCAAGGGTCACCCTGCGGACAAAAAAGTCCAGAAGAAATAA
- the rplP gene encoding 50S ribosomal protein L16: protein MLQPARRKYRKEQKGRNTGIATRGSSVAFGDFGLKCTDRGRLTARQIEAARRAISRHVKRGGRIWIRVFPDKPISQKPAEVRMGNGKGNPEYYVAEIQPGKIVFEIVGVPEELAREAFRLAAAKLPLRTTFVSRMIGQ from the coding sequence ATGTTGCAACCCGCTCGCCGGAAATACCGCAAAGAGCAAAAGGGCCGTAACACCGGTATCGCAACCCGCGGAAGCTCGGTTGCCTTCGGTGACTTCGGTCTGAAATGTACTGACCGCGGCCGTCTGACGGCTCGCCAGATCGAAGCTGCACGTCGTGCAATTTCCCGTCACGTGAAGCGTGGCGGTCGTATCTGGATCCGCGTGTTCCCTGACAAGCCGATTTCCCAGAAGCCTGCTGAAGTGCGTATGGGTAACGGTAAGGGCAACCCCGAGTACTACGTGGCTGAAATTCAGCCCGGCAAGATCGTTTTCGAGATCGTCGGCGTGCCCGAAGAACTCGCTCGCGAAGCTTTCCGTTTGGCCGCTGCGAAGCTGCCACTGCGTACTACATTTGTCAGCCGCATGATCGGCCAGTAA
- the rplB gene encoding 50S ribosomal protein L2 has product MAVIKMKPTSPGRRGVVKISRDHLYKGAPHAALLEPQFQQAGRNNNGHITTRHKGGGHKHHYRVVDFVRNKDGIPAKVERIEYDPNRSAHIALVCYADGERKYIIAPRGLEVGATIQNGSEAPIRVGNTLPIRNIPVGSIIHCVELQVGKGAQIIRSAGTSATLLAREGTYAQVRVRSGEVRKIHIDCRATIGQVANEEHSLRQLGKAGVKRWMGIRPTVRGVVMNPVDHPHGGGEGKTGEGRHAVDPWGNLTKGYRTRNNKRTQVMIVSRRKK; this is encoded by the coding sequence ATGGCTGTCATTAAAATGAAACCAACTTCCCCAGGCCGTCGTGGCGTGGTGAAGATTTCGCGTGACCACCTGTACAAGGGTGCGCCTCATGCAGCTTTGTTGGAACCCCAGTTCCAGCAAGCCGGCCGTAACAACAACGGCCACATCACTACCCGTCACAAGGGTGGTGGTCACAAGCATCACTACCGCGTAGTGGATTTCGTCCGTAACAAGGATGGCATCCCCGCGAAAGTCGAACGCATTGAGTACGATCCCAACCGGTCCGCACACATCGCATTGGTGTGCTATGCAGACGGCGAACGCAAGTACATCATCGCCCCACGTGGCTTGGAAGTCGGCGCAACCATTCAAAACGGTTCCGAAGCTCCTATCCGCGTTGGCAATACATTGCCTATCCGCAACATTCCAGTGGGTTCCATCATCCATTGCGTAGAGTTGCAAGTGGGCAAGGGCGCTCAGATCATCCGCTCTGCCGGTACTTCCGCCACACTGTTGGCTCGTGAAGGCACATACGCCCAAGTGCGTGTGCGTTCCGGTGAAGTCCGCAAGATCCACATCGACTGCCGCGCGACCATCGGTCAAGTGGCCAACGAAGAGCACAGCCTGCGCCAGTTGGGCAAGGCCGGTGTGAAGCGTTGGATGGGTATTCGCCCAACCGTCCGTGGTGTGGTGATGAACCCTGTTGACCACCCGCACGGTGGTGGTGAAGGCAAGACCGGTGAAGGCCGTCATGCAGTCGATCCTTGGGGTAATCTGACCAAGGGCTACCGTACCCGTAACAACAAGCGCACGCAGGTCATGATCGTGTCGCGTCGCAAGAAGTAA
- a CDS encoding TlpA disulfide reductase family protein — translation MKKHWVLGSIVAACVVGVAAFLTTSKHDAPASTFVLLDGSQLQTKDLRGRVTLVNFWATSCTTCVAEMPHMVETYEKYKGKGYNMVAVAMAYDPPSYVVNFAQTRKLPFSVAIDNTGAVAKSWGEVALTPTSYLVDKHGEIVKRYVGQPDFAELHRLIEKLLQET, via the coding sequence ATGAAAAAACATTGGGTGTTGGGTAGCATCGTAGCGGCTTGCGTCGTAGGCGTAGCCGCTTTTTTGACCACCAGTAAACACGATGCACCTGCGTCCACCTTTGTTCTGCTCGATGGTAGCCAGTTGCAAACTAAGGATTTACGCGGGCGTGTCACCCTGGTAAATTTCTGGGCGACGAGCTGTACGACTTGTGTGGCCGAGATGCCGCACATGGTCGAGACTTATGAAAAGTACAAGGGTAAAGGCTACAACATGGTCGCGGTGGCCATGGCGTACGACCCGCCCAGCTATGTTGTTAATTTCGCGCAGACACGCAAGTTGCCCTTCAGTGTGGCCATTGACAACACGGGCGCTGTGGCAAAGTCGTGGGGCGAGGTGGCTTTAACGCCCACCAGTTATCTCGTGGACAAGCATGGGGAGATCGTAAAGCGCTATGTCGGCCAGCCGGACTTCGCCGAGTTGCACCGCTTGATCGAAAAGCTGCTGCAAGAAACCTGA
- the rplC gene encoding 50S ribosomal protein L3, translated as MSLSNHLGLLGRKVGMMRLFTDDGDAVPVTVVDVSNNRVTQVKTQENDGYVALQVTFGARKASRITKPVAGHLAKAGVEAGEIIQEFRVTAESAAKYAAGATVPVTDVFTVGQKVDVQGTSIGKGYAGTIKRHNMSSQRASHGNSRSHNVPGSIGMAQDPGRVFPGKRMTGHLGDATVTTQNLDVIRVDEARQLLLIKGAIPGSKGGFVTVRPAVKAKASKGAN; from the coding sequence ATGAGTCTTAGCAATCACTTAGGGTTGCTGGGTCGCAAAGTTGGCATGATGCGTCTATTCACGGACGACGGGGACGCAGTTCCCGTTACCGTGGTGGATGTGTCGAACAACCGTGTGACACAGGTGAAAACCCAAGAGAACGACGGCTATGTGGCCTTGCAGGTCACTTTCGGTGCGCGCAAAGCTTCGCGTATCACCAAGCCCGTCGCTGGCCACTTGGCCAAAGCTGGTGTCGAAGCCGGCGAAATCATCCAAGAATTCCGCGTGACTGCTGAGTCCGCTGCGAAATACGCAGCAGGCGCAACTGTGCCTGTGACCGACGTGTTTACAGTGGGTCAGAAAGTGGACGTGCAGGGTACTTCGATTGGTAAAGGCTACGCTGGCACCATCAAGCGCCACAACATGTCTTCCCAGCGCGCATCCCACGGTAACAGCCGCTCGCACAATGTGCCCGGCTCTATCGGTATGGCTCAAGATCCAGGTCGCGTTTTCCCCGGAAAGCGTATGACTGGTCATTTGGGTGATGCCACTGTGACGACTCAAAATTTGGACGTTATCCGTGTTGACGAAGCTCGCCAGCTCCTGTTGATCAAGGGTGCTATCCCCGGATCCAAGGGTGGTTTCGTGACCGTTCGTCCAGCTGTCAAAGCCAAAGCCTCTAAAGGAGCGAACTGA
- the rplV gene encoding 50S ribosomal protein L22 — protein sequence METRATLRGVRLSVDKGRLVADLIRGKKVDQALNILQFTQKKAAVIIKKVLESAIANAEHNDGADIDELKVKTIYVEQGASLRRFTARAKGRGNQIRKPTCHVYVTVGN from the coding sequence ATGGAAACTCGTGCAACCCTTCGTGGCGTCCGTTTGTCTGTTGACAAGGGTCGTCTGGTCGCGGACCTGATCCGCGGCAAGAAAGTTGATCAAGCTCTGAACATCTTGCAATTCACACAGAAAAAAGCTGCTGTGATTATCAAGAAGGTTCTGGAGTCCGCTATTGCCAATGCTGAACACAACGACGGCGCTGACATCGACGAATTGAAGGTGAAAACCATCTACGTTGAACAAGGTGCTTCTTTGCGTCGCTTCACAGCCCGTGCAAAGGGCCGTGGCAATCAAATCCGCAAGCCCACGTGCCATGTGTACGTGACGGTTGGAAACTGA
- a CDS encoding DUF4197 domain-containing protein — protein sequence MDRRQFNSFSLSAVGLWATLAHQHAYALTLADLTNTDATKGLKAALDKGATAAISQLGVVDGFLGNEKVRINLPSYLEDAARLLRTFGQGARVDELVTSMNRGAEAAVPMAKDVLTKAVQGMTVQDAKGILGGGDTAVSQFFAEKTRAPLAVKFLPIVTQATAKVGMADKYNQLAGKASELGLMKKEDANIQQYVTGKTLDGLYFMISEEEKKIRQNPVAYGSSILTKVFGALK from the coding sequence ATGGATCGTCGCCAGTTTAATTCTTTCTCACTCAGTGCAGTCGGCTTGTGGGCCACCTTGGCACACCAACACGCCTATGCGTTGACATTGGCAGACCTGACCAACACCGATGCCACCAAGGGACTGAAGGCCGCGCTCGACAAAGGCGCCACCGCAGCCATTTCTCAACTTGGAGTGGTGGATGGATTCCTCGGAAACGAAAAAGTTCGCATCAACCTGCCTTCATATCTGGAAGATGCTGCGAGGCTCTTGCGTACCTTCGGACAGGGCGCTCGCGTGGACGAGCTGGTTACCTCCATGAATCGCGGCGCAGAAGCGGCCGTCCCGATGGCCAAAGATGTGTTGACCAAAGCCGTACAAGGCATGACCGTTCAAGATGCCAAAGGCATTCTGGGCGGCGGAGACACCGCCGTCAGCCAGTTCTTCGCTGAAAAGACGCGAGCTCCCTTGGCAGTTAAGTTCCTGCCCATCGTGACGCAGGCAACCGCCAAGGTGGGTATGGCGGACAAATACAACCAACTGGCGGGCAAAGCGTCCGAACTCGGATTGATGAAAAAGGAAGATGCCAATATCCAGCAGTATGTGACGGGCAAAACACTGGACGGCCTGTATTTCATGATTTCCGAGGAAGAAAAGAAAATCCGTCAGAACCCGGTCGCCTACGGCAGCAGCATCTTGACCAAAGTGTTCGGCGCGTTGAAATGA
- a CDS encoding GNAT family N-acetyltransferase, with amino-acid sequence MSSLLPIPKILPAETAIELDAVRALFQEYAGQLGVDLCFQNFAAELSGLPGDYEANRGCLLLAEVNGAWAGCCALRPLDTTDYPNAAEMKRLYVRPDFRRLGIGRMLAEAIMDAARARGYDCILLDTLDDMETARALYAELGFEEVPPYYFNPIAGAHYLKAEL; translated from the coding sequence ATGTCGTCGCTTTTGCCCATCCCCAAGATTCTTCCCGCTGAAACCGCTATTGAGCTCGACGCAGTTCGCGCGTTGTTTCAGGAATATGCCGGCCAGTTGGGGGTCGACTTGTGTTTTCAGAATTTCGCTGCGGAGTTGAGCGGACTTCCGGGAGATTACGAAGCGAATAGAGGCTGCTTGCTATTGGCCGAGGTGAATGGTGCTTGGGCCGGATGCTGTGCTCTCAGGCCGCTTGACACAACGGACTATCCCAATGCCGCAGAGATGAAACGGCTCTATGTCAGACCCGACTTTCGACGTCTCGGAATTGGTCGAATGCTCGCAGAGGCCATCATGGATGCTGCCCGCGCCAGAGGCTACGACTGCATTCTGTTGGATACCCTGGATGATATGGAAACTGCCCGAGCTTTGTATGCGGAGCTGGGCTTTGAAGAAGTGCCCCCCTACTATTTCAACCCGATAGCGGGGGCGCACTACTTGAAGGCAGAGCTCTAG
- the rpmC gene encoding 50S ribosomal protein L29: MTKAAELRQKDVAGLQNEVKELQKAHFGLRMQKATQQINNTASVRIARRDIARAKTILVEKQSAEKSAK; encoded by the coding sequence ATGACGAAAGCTGCTGAACTGCGCCAAAAAGACGTTGCTGGCCTGCAAAACGAAGTCAAAGAGCTGCAAAAAGCCCACTTTGGCCTGCGTATGCAAAAAGCCACGCAACAGATCAACAACACCGCTTCGGTGCGCATTGCGCGCCGTGACATTGCTCGCGCCAAGACCATTCTTGTCGAGAAGCAAAGCGCTGAAAAATCCGCCAAATAA